The candidate division TA06 bacterium DNA window CTCCCAGAAGATACACAACCTCCATGAGGTCTGCCGGGCCATTTCCTTTTAGCGCAGCAATAGCCTCTTCCATTTCAACCGCATTCCCCACTGCTCTGCCCAGCGGCTGGTTCATATCGGTAAGAACTGCGGTAACCCTCTTCCCCATCTTCTTACCGATATCTATCATAGCCTCTGCAAGCACCTCTGCTTCGTGATCGCTCTTCATGAAGGCGCCGCTTCCGACCTTGATGTCCAGGACAAGACCATCTATCCCTTCTGCAATCTTCTTCGACATTATGCTCGATGCAATAAGAGGGATGGATTCCACGGTACCAGTGACATCCCTCATTGCGTATAGTTTCATGTCGGCCGGTACAAGCCTCTCGCTCTGCACCATGACGGCTGCACCTATCTCATCCACATTCTTCACAAACTCCTCTACCGAAAGTCGTGTTCTGAAACCCGGAATGGCCTCGAGCTTATCTATGGTACCTCCTGTATGACCCAGCCCTCTACCGGAAATCATGGGGATCTTCAGGCCGCACGCAGCAACTAAAGGCAAAAGGATTATGCTCACCTTGTCGCCCACACCACCAGTCGAATGCTTATCAATCTTAAAACCTTCAATGGAGCTCAGGTCAAGTGTCTCTCCGGACTCCATCATTGCGCTTGTTAGCCACAGTGTTTCTTCATCGTCCATACCTCTTATGAACACAGCCATCAAAAAGGCAGATGCAATGTAGTCGGGGATCTCTCCTTTTGCATAAGATATGACAAAATCCCTTATCTCTTGAGCATCAAGTCTCAGTCCGTCTCTTTTCTTCCTTATGGTCTCACCTATGCTCATAACCAATCAAAAAGGGCTACCTCAATTGTAGCCCGGCCACGCCATGAATTTAGCGAACAAGGACAATCAGAGACCTGCCGTCTCGATTGAGACTGCAAAGCGTCTCGAATACGCAGGTCTTCTTCAACCCTTCATCAGGGCGCCCAGCAGCTTTTCCTGTTTCTCAGCAAGAACTTTCGCCCTTTCGTACTCACCTTGCTCGACCGCACTGGCCATCTCTCTGTCCAGAACGACTATTTCCTTCTGAATGGAAGTCTGCTGAGCCCCGTCGAACAGGTTCAACTGATTTCTGTTCTCACTCCTGCGGCTTCTCATGATACCACCAATCACCCCACCAGCTTCTGCAGCTCTTCCACAGTTGCTTTTTCGGCATCTGCCATCTGCCTGAGCAACCGTATTCCTTTTTTCCTCCTCTCGTTCTCTTTTATCTTGGTAAGTAATATCTCCTGAGAGTCCGGTGGCGACTTAGGCCACGGAACAGACAGTGTTTCTCTATATGCCCTGGTCAGTTTGCTTATTTTTTCAGTCTGGTGCATAGCACTCTCGATCTTTTCACGGTCAGCTCCGGTGAAGTGCCTGGCAGCAATGTTCAGGAACGAGGCGCGAGACCACCTCGAGAGTTGGTAGTATAGAAAAGGGAAGAAATGCCAAGATATCAACGTCTTATCTTCTAGATTGGCGTAATCCCTATCCTCTGCCAGATCGTTAGCTCTTTCCTGAAGAGCTGCTACACCTCCAATGTATCTTTTCCCGTCGTATTCAATCTCCTGTGTAGTAGTCAATTCAATGCCCAGTTTCAGGGCATCTATGATGATCTTCTGTAAATCAGCTCTGACCATGCGCTCTATCAGTATGAACATCGGGTTAGAACCACTCGGTTTTTCTTTGTCAAGAGTGGGTTGCCACCACGGTTTCCCTGAGGCCTCGGTGAATTGCTCTCGTGTCATCTGTCTGGGCCCAGTGAATGTGTGCAGGTAGAATCTAACATCATCATAGCCTATGACGAGAGCCCACTCAGGAGGAGGAAGAACAAGAGGCATGAGAACCGGCTTTCCGTCCTCGATATACTTCTTTATCCTGACTATGCTATCTTCCTCATCATCGTAGGTGTACTCATGCTTGTATGCGAGGGAACCTGCAATTACTCTCAGAGGATTGTGTGGATAGACAAAGGCAGATCCCATCCTGTCTTCCCGGCTGTAAAAGAATCTGAAGGCGTCTCCGCATACACCATCAAGAAATCCTCCATACTGCTCCTTTCTGCTCTCCAGTGCATCAAAGAGATCATCGCCCACG harbors:
- a CDS encoding thymidine phosphorylase; translation: MSIGETIRKKRDGLRLDAQEIRDFVISYAKGEIPDYIASAFLMAVFIRGMDDEETLWLTSAMMESGETLDLSSIEGFKIDKHSTGGVGDKVSIILLPLVAACGLKIPMISGRGLGHTGGTIDKLEAIPGFRTRLSVEEFVKNVDEIGAAVMVQSERLVPADMKLYAMRDVTGTVESIPLIASSIMSKKIAEGIDGLVLDIKVGSGAFMKSDHEAEVLAEAMIDIGKKMGKRVTAVLTDMNQPLGRAVGNAVEMEEAIAALKGNGPADLMEVVYLLGEQMLLLAQVAKTPEAARKTLDRCLSSHQALEKFREIVERQGGDVNCIDDTNLLGVARGKTPVTSQQNGYIQGIDTYAIGSACVELGGGRKTIDQEVDRSLGLVLNKKIGDAVEEGETLLSILCNDVSEVERISPLLERTYTIGRRKVKPPSLKHKLIS